From the genome of Mauremys reevesii isolate NIE-2019 linkage group 24, ASM1616193v1, whole genome shotgun sequence:
CGTGACTGGGCAGATTTCAGAGCTGGCCAGAGGCCAAGGGCATTTCGAACGGGGATTGTCTGTGGTGTGACAGGCAGCGGAGCTGAAtttcagcagcaggagctcaaggcAACATGAAGGGCCGGTGAATGTGATCCCCAGCCGGTGTCAGgggggtgcagctgcactggagtcaatggggccgggcccagccagtgtcaggggggcgcagctgccctggagtcagtggggcagggcccagccggtgtcaggggggtgcagctgcactggagccagtggggcagggcccagccggtGTCAGGGGGGCACAGttgcactggagtcagtggggccagagcccagccggtgtcaggggggtgcagctgcactggagccagtggggcagggcccagccggtgtcaggggggcgcagctgcactggagtcagtggggccgggcccagccAGTGTCAGGGGGGCGTagctgcactggagtcagtggggccgggcccagccAGTGTCAGGGGGGCGCAGCTGCACTGGACTCGATGGCAGGTGTCAGTCGACTCTTGCTGAGACCGACACCAGCTCTCACCTGCTGGGGATCTCTCTGGGGTTTGGGAGGTGGGAAACCCCCCTGGGGAACTAAAATCTGCCGCAAACCCGGGGAGATGCAGCCCCCGAGCAGCGTGAAATGTCTGTAGCCAGCGGGACCAGGGACCGAACTGGGGCAGCGCGGTGGATGAGGGACCCCAGGGCGCCGTACACGGTGCTTCCCCGCCGAGCCCAGGGGAAGGCGAGGGAGGGACAAATCCAGGTGGCTCATGTTCTCTCTCCGGCTCCAGGGGCCTGTCTGCAGTGTGAGGTTTGCAGAGGCGAAGGAACCAGCTGCAGGGGCGACCTACAGACCTGCACTGCTGGGCAAACCTCTTGTGGCGTCGTTCTAACAGAATTGACACTCAGTAAGTGAGATGGACCCTACCCAACCCGGGCCAGGGAACAGCTtggggagccaggatgcctgggtcctctcctagtcccagctctggaagggagtcGGGTGGGTGGGTCTGAACAGCGGTTaaggagccaggacacctgggttctatgccaGACCCTGTGGCTAGCTCCCCACGGCTCAGCACTGCGATGCCGAACCCCGCGGCGACTCGCCAGCCAGGGGACCGGGGCCCGGCTCCCCATACGGTGCATGGGGAGAGGGAGGCGTCTGAGGAGGGGACGCACCAGAGGCCACGGAGCGGGAGCCACCTAAGCCAGCCAATAGGAAGTGTCGAGGAAAGGGGAGTGACCGAAGCCTTGTCCCACACCCAAAGTTTGGCCACGAAGTCCCACCTGCGCAGAGACGCCCAGCTCTGCTTGGGGTccgcagcccggagcccctcgCCGGGAGTCCGGTATCTGAACCGGGTCGGCCCTTCCTTGTCAATGCCAGCAGTGGTGGGAGGGCTGCCAGGAGACCCCAATGGCTTGGTGACGAGCTGAGACCTGGGGGAGGCAAGTTCAAATCCCCACTTGGCCAGAATTGGGGACTTCATCCCAGATCTCTCCCTCCTATGGTCATGCCTGGCCCCCGGCCTCCGGGCGGGTCTCTGTACGTCTCCCCTATTGAAGCCACCCCACATAGTATGAAATAGTTAAACATTCCCTGGAACCTGTTCCCCCAAGGGCCACTGGGACCATCTGACCCACTGGGCTCCTGGgtatgcgggggtgggggggatcaaccttccccccccctcgGCCATCTCCTCCCCGAGCTGTGCATTATGCAGAGCCTGATCCGGGGGGTGTGCTCCGAGGGCACCTCCTGTGTCAGGCCCTGCAGGTGAGATCAGCAGGGAAACAAGGAGTCTGTGAATCCCGCCACGGCTCAGGGGTGAGCTGGACGCCCGGTGTTGGGATTTCAGCAGCCCAGCACGTACCCACTGGTGGGGACTTTGGCAGGAGATTCGCggcagctgggtggggagcaggacGATCTAAGGGCTGGGTTTAGGTGCTGAAATCGCTTTCTTTAGCCCTGCGGGACTTCGAatgagtcacttcccctccctgtgcctcagtttccccatgggtAGAGGCGGGCTAATGGCACATGGGCATCATTGTGAAGTGGGCGCCAATGGGCTGGGAATGGACGGGGGAAAATCTCTGTCTTCTCCTTTGCAGCTGGAGAGAAGACCCAGACCATTGTCAAGGGCTGTGCGACACCCAGCCAATGTAAGGCTGGCTTCGTCTCGGCGAACTTTGGGAAGGGAATGATGACAAGGACGAGCATCTCCTGCTGCCAGACCGACTCCTGCACACCGGCACCTGCTAAAGGTACATCGCCCggctcctgcccctcctgctgcctggaACCCGCCCCACATCAACTTCCTGAGCCTGGTcatcctgccctgcagggggcgccCCATGGAATAACactgagtccctggctgggtggAGTTTAGTGGGCGGGGCTCTAAGCTCCCACCAGGTGTGAACGCAGCTGGCCCCACCCAGGacagggtccagggctccctgctgcaaacccctcccccgcccctgctgcccccggcaTCCCCGGAGCTACAGCTCCCCCTGCAGGGGGCACCCAGGGCTGAGCTgtgcagcccccaccctgccccgacGCCTCCTGGGGCTCGTCCCCCGAGCTGACTGCGTTTGCTCCGCTTCGTCCCAGTGCCCCCGGCTGACACCAAACCCAACGGCCGGAGCTGCCGTGGCTGCCACACTTCGTCCTCTGATCAGTGCCGCGAAGAGACCGTACAGTGCACTGGAGCCGAGAACCAATGCATGGACATCTCCGGGCACCTAAACTCTGGTAACTTCCGTTCCTTCGTTCTGGGGTTATTTCTCCTTTGCTGTCCTGTTGCCTTCCCACCCCCGTCCTCCGCCCGCCCCCAAGGGCAGAAGCGAGATGCTATCGTCCGCCAAATAAAGGTGTCGGCTGCAGAtcgggacacctgggttctgttcccagcgctgGCCCCCGGTGTGACCTTGGGTCAGtgtcttcccctccctgggcctcTGGTTCTCTTCCATCCATTGCCTGTCAATAATTTAGTCTCTaaggtcttcagggcagggactgggttAGTATTGGGAGACCCCGCCATGCCGGGCACTGCACGGACCCCCAGCGAAGATACGGGACCCATACTCTGCTGGGCGCTAAAGACTTATACGGAGATATAGTCCATCAACTACAACTTACAGAGCCTGCAAGTGTAACCCACCCACCTGctgggtgtggtgtcctgtcccCTGTAGTGGCACCAGGACCACTTGGCAAGAAAGAGTTTGCTCTAcggccttagctaacagccagttggcttttggctcctgcactaagctccagaggtcccaggttcgatcccggcGTCTGTCGGCATTACACAATCTCTGTAGGCATAGTGAGGATCATTGTCCCAGTTTCAgagactgggaaactgaggcacagagtggtgccatgacttgcccaaggtcacacgggaaggctgtggcagagctgggaattgactcCAATTTTGCAGGATCCCATCATGGTGCCATAACTCATTATGAAGCCACCCTTCAAAAAGATCCCACTGCGCCCACCAACAGGGAGCGGTTGCTTTGCAGCCTGAGTGGTGTGGCTAATACTGGCCATATCCAATCTGGGTATCCTCAGTGTTCAGGGCTGCAAGTGACTTATTCAAGGACACACAGTGAGTCGGTGTCACAGTAAAGGAGAAGGGGGAGACATGTTGGGGGCAGCAGAGCcaaaggggaggggtgggggcctcGGCGGGGCTCAGAGGGGCAGGTGGTTGTGTCCTGGTCCAGTTCAAGGAATGGATCCGCACCCCTCACACGGatcccctcctttcctcccccgcATGCAGCTGGATCTGCCACGAAGACCGTCATGAAGGGCTGTGGTTCTGAGTACGTCTGTGCCCAGGTGAATGCGGGTTCTGCGATCTTCGCGGGGATCAATGGAGAGGTAACCACGGCCAGATGCGCCCCAGCCACCAGCGCAGCCGGCACAGCCCTGGGACCCGCCGGGCTCCTCCTTCCCGCCCTCGCTGGGCTCCTCCTGCTGAAGATTCTCTCCTGATTCCCCACCCAGTGCAGCGGCCACGCCACCCTCAGGAACACCCCGGCCTCCTGTGTTAGCCCCTGTCGGCAAccgctctcccctcccaggggcccTGGGCTCCCGCCCGGATTCGCTTCCCCTTTATATTGTTCCGCTTAATAAAACTAACTGGAGACCAAAATCTTTAGaaatctgtgtgggtggggggggatttCAATTCTCGTGGGTGGGGCTGTCAAGAAGCCAATTAGCCAGTGACCCCTAGTGGTGAAATGAGGCAGCACAGGCCAGGAGCTAGAACCCCCAGCGGGACCACAGGGTCTGGCTGGATCCAGCAGCTGCTGTAAAGATCCTCCCTTTACAGTCATCACAGCCAAGTCCTGCCCCTATTGCCCCCGGCAGCGCCCCCTACAGCAGGCCCGCCCCAATTACAGGCCACTTTGGAAACTGTTGGCCAAACCTGCGAGGGAGATTGGGTGGCCCAGCCGGGAGCAGAAGCCTGGTCTCGAAAGCCCTGACCCACCACGCAAGCACATGCTTAGCTGTAAGCAACATTAAGCACCAGGCTTCAGTGCCTCGCTGAATCGGGGCCTGTGCTGGCAGGAACCACGTGTGGGCTGTGAACACTGGCATCCCTGCAGCATTCGGGGCTTTTGATCGTCCCCACACGGTCCCTGGAAACAGCagaaggagggatggagggggggtGAATGGAGAGACGTGAGGATGCTTCAGAGATGGGTGGGGAAGCAAATCAAATACAATTGGTCCCCGgcctctttatagcagccctgAGTGTCTTTGAGGACAGTTCTCCggtcccccctcattcttctctgaaGACTAAACGTGCccgtttttttttaacctttcctcacacgtcgggttttctaaacctttgagcTTTTCTGTCGCCCtcatctggactctctccagttcgTCCCCGTCTCTCCTAAAGCGCCGTGCCCAGAACTGGCCCCGCTTCTCCAGCTGGGTCTGCCCCATTGtcgagcagagcaggacaatgacCCCGTGTCTGTCCTGCGACACTCCCACTACTGCACCCCAAAATGAGATCAGCCTTTTTTGGAACTGCATCACGCTGTCGGCTCATGTTCAGCTTGTGATCCGCCAtcgcccccagatccttttcgcTGGTACGActgtctagccagttattccccgtTTGGtggtagttgtgcatttgatgttTTGCCTTCCTGTGGGTCGTAATTTCCACTTGTCTTGATTgagtttcatcttgttgaattgagaccaattctccaatttggcAAGGCCGTTTTGAatgcttctccttccctcccgagtgcttgcaacccctcccggcTGGGTGTCATCTGCAAAGCCCACTCTCCGCTCCATTACCcaagtcattcatgaaaatatcGAATAACACCAGACCCAGGGCTGGCCCCGGGACCCCATTCGATGCGCCCTCCAAGTCTGAGAGCGAACCACTGATAACGGCTCTGTGAGGAGGGTTGCAGCAGGGCAGTTACCCCGCTCCTAGGAGAAAAGGTTAAAGGCAGCCGAGGTAGGCGGCGCGGGGAGGCAGCCACAGCGGGGGCCACACCCAATCAggccccagctggccctgatataaGGGCTGTGGGGTCAGTCTCACTCCAGCCTTGGAgtgggaagggcctggctgcctgggagcagggtaccgtgggcagagcaggactggggaagggccagggagctggggagctccagcctggaaactccccaggctgaggccttggtaAAGGCTAAGGAGGTACTGGGGCCGCAGAGGAGTTACCAGGGATGAGGCAGCTGGTCcgacccccttgccagtgatgagtggccattacagagtgcgtctgccccagggagcgggggctagatgacgactggcagtagccacagaGGCAAGATGGgcatagagggttgggggttcccctgggaggggacacCCCGAGTCGGGGGGGGGAGGCGCTGCTGTGGGGCAGCGCCCCGAGACAAGAGGAAAAAAAGTCAGACCAAGTCTCTCAGCTGGGTCTCCTCCTGCCTCGTCCTGtttgcctgccgccctgccggacCGGGTGAGTCTTTGAATCAAGGTTTCCCTTACCAGAGGTCTCAGCTGATTGTGCTCTTGTAAAATTCACCCTTCTCATCACCCAGTCGCTTGGCTAAGCATATCGGGGACTGTCCAGGTACCAGGAATAGCTCCAAGAATAAACCGTAagcagggaagggtggggggggctTGGTTAACGCTGGGTTCAGGCTGCCTGGTGGTAGGACCTGCCCTGGCAGAGCCTCCAGTTCAGCCTGTAATACCGGAAATAGCGGGTTATGGCAAAGGGCCCCCGCAGCACCACTCTGCCCTCTCCCAGTGACGCTCCACAACGCCCTGGGGACACCTTCCCGCCCGCTGCCTTTTCACGGCAATGGCCAGGGGCTCCccgcactgcccctgcctcccgACACTCAGCTTCTGCCCCGACGTGTGGAAAACGTCACAGCCGCTCCGTGCCCTTCTCCGGCCCCTCCACATACGGATTCGGGAACCCCCCTAACCCTCTACCTGCCAGctcccctgggccctgctgcGGACGTGATCCACCCGATCGTGTATTGACGCGTGTGACGACGTTGGGGAGTTCTGTAGCGTTTTACATGACTAGCGTgtgtgcgcctcagtttccctgtgtgctgcatgtTTCACAAGGTGGTTGGAGAGGGTTTGTTGTTGCCGAGGGCCGGGGTGACCTCGCCTGGCAGCAGGGACCCCCAGACAATCGCCTGGACATGGGGAACCCTAacaactggtgacctggtgactaAGATTCCCACCCCAGTTTGGCAGCCAGCCGGTTCCGGCCAGTGGGCgaggcaggggtggagttggggtggggccgggggcagagaggggtcgagcacccaccagcgccagtagaagtcggtgcctatggatCAGGGTTTCATTATTCCCTCTGGGCGTGGAGGCCCCAGGGGTCCAGagtgagtggactccctgagAGGGGCCCACGGAGAGAGACAGGTGTGCTGAGGCTCAGAGGTACAGTAGGGAGAGGGGCCCACGGCTTAACCCCCGAGAGCCAgcggacccccgagaagggctgtcgctcTGAAGGGGGTTTCCCCCAGGGactgtgaggagctgggagagaatcatagactcataggagtCTGGGACAACACGAGACAGATGGGACCCTCGTGGCATAGGGGGGAGTCAGCCCAGATCTCCCCATATCACAATCGCAGCCCATTGAgtccaagcccagaagggaccattggaaTCGTCTCATCTGACCCCCCTGCGTCacaccagcctccccccccctcctctga
Proteins encoded in this window:
- the LOC120390146 gene encoding phospholipase A2 inhibitor and Ly6/PLAUR domain-containing protein-like; translation: MKSFLAVCTLAALLATGACLQCEVCRGEGTSCRGDLQTCTAGQTSCGVVLTELTLTGEKTQTIVKGCATPSQCKAGFVSANFGKGMMTRTSISCCQTDSCTPAPAKVPPADTKPNGRSCRGCHTSSSDQCREETVQCTGAENQCMDISGHLNSAGSATKTVMKGCGSEYVCAQVNAGSAIFAGINGEVTTARCAPATSAAGTALGPAGLLLPALAGLLLLKILS